Proteins encoded by one window of Danaus plexippus chromosome Z, MEX_DaPlex, whole genome shotgun sequence:
- the LOC116777969 gene encoding F-actin-monooxygenase Mical isoform X7, with the protein MSGTNMNSGGQKVPTPPECALAAEMFDHFCSAGTMKQILTLHREICDTLNLKPNRLPDFYPKLKAKLASSWKAQALFKKFDARANHKVYAKGRACSQNKVLLIGAGPCGLRAAIECQLLGAKVVVIEKRDRFSRNNVLHLWPFVIHDLRALGAKKFFGKFCAGAIDHISIRQLQCILMKVSLLLGVEIHEGVSFEELLEPTGTESSATLGWRARVDPAEHPVSQYEFDALIGADGKRNTLQGFKRKEFRGKLAMAITANFINRHTEQEASVPEISGVAFIFNQKFFKELYEVTRIDLENIVYYKDDTHYFVMTAKKHSLLEKGVLVNDFADVTRLLSVENVDRSSLMKYAQEAARFSTDGRLPLKDFALNHYGEPDVALFDFTSMYAAENASIVYERHGRRLLCQLVGDSLLEPFWPTGSGCARGFLSALDAAWAVRTWGHTPQPHPLQVIAERESIYRLLAQTTPENLHRDFGAYTLDPGTRYPNLNRTAVTPHRVTSFYDSDDPLPLDAANSARKRRREPEISEDALLSWVKHFEPGIRAAVGPVSLCNLLRRYRPDLMPPDTPPRLVYQILQQEFGISPLAANGPTRETPDAKLRSYLLRVYHAFKGEVPHIYHKTDMFRQIKQSQQKENILNTVDHPVSAYTNTAEAEKSHSSHRKKRRSLRSQVSNDPAEYIRKKIEKLDLNNITHLARLIEGHDTTLDSEKHSAKQREIQEQIISLLDPEESPDPKMLRDSLAQLLAGTAKTKVKSKGANQPLNSYFKNKPVDKTKAKPPRKLKGLDENTIKYTDFSTVFDDDSANTDATIVETTKREKKKDLSGTASHKKMVRASSTEGFVPQTRRMSEVAEMQRRRFSQSPEVAARYGRSNSLGSPEMALSAKRMAKLFEDKKRDTPSPESGVVRSRLVDNPDMVLRLQRMTDIIEGKRCYTPSPDRSKRSQSIGNPEMALRRQRVVDLIEGANKPRQSPERSFQRRNSGELPFRLQRVSDMMDKRNADSKRPKSGGKRKAAREIMRQRFEKSLQMLAAEPRLDFASSADLENDYGLQQYRASAPQFDERVKKLEKKLQHYEEGRVVGGGARTVGGGARVARLAAELSNTSSGGAVPKASKPKDLMRSVGKIERDDWNVKEIERKIMENRLGRPEPKTAEKVPKWDREQFLGRQRRLKEGDSNEEKWGEIDETLHKLDQKLRDSGRPDHGTKKVANLATKFIKKDEPETSKTSPKEELKRTWRGPSSAGMQCASCGTRVFAAEAVTADGLHLHRSCFRCAVCKAVLRPGNYTMERYGSRLVCLRHSGVSVPDSLSTKVTRLDTLATPERISLEMSDGGAREIDEDEWTDRNFLASETSGAGGLSDEEDSSSEEFTDAMCSEEADDSPEPELQNTRPAQTHLYFSDDSFGYDDYSEEGAVSSGNESCSRMRAAREARRREVPAEPRPPTYSSEMESEEDSESSEDEVSSATEVSTDSEFAREECAPATTPPAILVTEAAPVAPVAAPAPIAPVAPTAPQDYPLSRTRSAGGLATKRALELKRKYLLGEPSPPSVKKSDSTSQLDTKLEAFRCNITEFQKLLNPAPIQPVTEQISVTMQMATTQSNEEPESDQSLPAKITQEPEDIASQKDRNTSPIELVPPKPIRTLRVTTGYKKVPMPDIISNLFPDAPLDLLEQGLSPFYDPVLPAEEGNSNLDHLGIDSDSLSEDDSSINQRLSNQSVPRVEVHDEGGELIQLDSLTIANNINDSKDDKIIEATNTTALSAVCVDSESSDSNKDVTTLALTETELSDWAAESAVLDECGFEEKDDRKRNKNPRTLSEPKMVHETKNISAIASHICGKTSPTEHIVFSNALEHFEFADEGDQDPSIESPATPKNEGYMELVDDYYGHYSPTNDRSMNFIERTFSETTIKPTVLENEEVEVTNDNDEIKFIDDQDSKSDAVSKNDSLKSTGEFRKLFGDSPSHSMSNGNGNEDEISVGKTEHLSAVIKEDNNSPQTISDSVSISDISPPLENDDLATKTSACKSENSNDKASLEDISPPLASEKSKSHNSLLYQKAQKPITFASPCSIRLYAPAICRSASETFGRLSKNGNVSPRYNDWGPSCHVSPGSISPGSGTSVLGPDSVDRIQVIQKERQEQTDLVKRLVLERLGNGQRVIRKTARRQRMSPVCSAPPPVPPPPVLATPPSPPPPPRPRPPPAALMSLPVVSSFSDPDLTQDRRRKGIMRSISNYFNRRLGPRHKEVGESHKSTGAFAPPVPPPPAVYSPSPAPPAEEQAATVAELVQVSAQRDAHRALMAADRRRTSSRNRAGD; encoded by the exons ATGTCAG GCACAAATATGAATAGCGGAGGGCAGAAGGTCCCGACTCCTCCGGAGTGTGCGCTGGCAGCAGAGATGTTTGATCATTTCTGCTCAGCGGGCACTATGAAACAGATTTTAACATTACACAGAGAAATTTGTGATACTCTTAACTTGAAGCCCAACAGATTGCCTGATTTTTATCCTAAATTGAAG GCGAAGCTAGCTAGTTCGTGGAAGGCGCAGGCGCTTTTCAAAAAGTTTGACGCTCGCGCCAATCACAAGGTGTACGCCAAGGGTCGGGCCTGCAGTCAGAATAAGGTGCTTCTGATTGGGGCGGGTCCATGTGGACTACGGGCGGCCATAGAATGTCAACTGCTTGGCGCTAAAGTC GTCGTTATAGAAAAACGCGATCGCTTCTCCCGGAACAACGTGTTACATCTGTGGCCGTTTGTGATACACGACCTGCGAGCTTTGGGTGCTAAGAAGTTCTTCGGCAAGTTCTGCGCTGGTGCCATAGACCATATAAGCATTAGACAGTTACAGTGCATACTCATGAAG GTATCTCTTTTGCTTGGTGTTGAAATTCACGAAGGTGTCAGTTTCGAAGAGCTCTTGGAGCCGACTGGAACAGAGTCATCAGCGA ctTTGGGTTGGCGAGCGCGTGTCGATCCAGCGGAGCACCCTGTATCTCAGTACGAATTTGATGCTCTCATAGGCGCTGACGGCAAACGGAACACCCTTCAGGGTTTCAAACGGAAGGAGTTCCGTGGGAAGCTGGCTATGGCTATCACAGCCAACTTCATTAACAGACACACGGAACAGGAGGCGTCT GTGCCGGAAATAAGCGGCGTGGCATTCATATTCAACCAGAAGTTCTTCAAGGAGTTGTACGAAGTGACTAGAATAGATCTCGAGAACATTGTGTACTACAAAGACGACACGCATTACTTCGTCATGACAGCGAAGAAACACAGCCTCCTAGAGAAGGGTGTCTTAGTGAAT GATTTCGCGGACGTGACTCGTCTACTGTCAGTTGAGAATGTGGACCGTTCTTCCCTGATGAAGTACGCACAGGAAGCTGCTCGCTTCTCGACCGATGGTAGACTTCCTCTCAAAGACTTCGCCCTCAACCATTACGGGGAACCGGATGTGGCTCTATTTGACTTCACTTCCATGTACGCTGCTGAGAACGCTAGCATT GTGTACGAGCGTCACGGCAGGCGGTTGCTCTGCCAGCTGGTTGGAGACAGTCTCCTGGAGCCGTTCTGGCCGACTGGTTCGGGGTGCGCTCGTGGCTTCCTATCGGCTCTAGACGCCGCGTGGGCCGTGAGAACCTGGGGCCATACGCCACAACCTCACCCACTTCAGGTTATAGCTGAACGGGAATCCATATACAGGTTGCTCG CTCAAACGACCCCAGAGAACTTGCATCGAGATTTCGGCGCGTACACACTAGACCCGGGTACGAGATACCCGAACTTGAATCGCACGGCAGTCACACCTCATAGGGTTACATCATTCTACGACTCAGACGATCCCCTTCCATTGGACGCAGCGAACAGTGCGAGGAAGAGGCGCAGAG AGCCAGAGATATCTGAAGATGCATTGCTGTCGTGGGTGAAACACTTCGAACCCGGCATCCGAGCTGCCGTAGGTCCCGTGTCTCTGTGCAACCTCCTGAGGCGTTACAGACCCGACCTGATGCCCCCAGATACTCCACCGCGATTGGTATATCAAATACTGCAACAGGAATTCG GTATCTCACCGCTAGCAGCGAATGGCCCCACAAGAGAGACGCCCGACGCCAAACTGCGGAGCTATCTACTGCGAGTGTATCACGCTTTCAAAGGCGAAGTACCGCATATTTATCACAAGACCGACATGTTCAGACAG ATTAAACAAAGTCAGCAGAAAGAAAATATCCTTAACACAGTCGACCATCCAGTGTCTGCTTATACGA ACACAGCAGAGGCTGAGAAATCACACTCCAGTCACAGAAAGAAACGACGCTCGCTTCGATCACAAGTAAGTAACGATCCAGCagagtatataaggaaaaaaattgaaaagcTAGATCTTAACAATATCACACACCTGGCGCGGCTCATCGAAGGGCATGATACGACGCTGGACAGCGAAAAGCACTCGGCCAAGCAGAGAGAAATTCAGGAACAAATTATATCGTTGTTGGATCCAGAGGAATCACCGGATCCTAAAATGTTAAGGGATTCCTTGGCACAGCTATTAGCAGGCACCGCTAAGACCAAGGTCAAATCCAAGGGAGCCAACCAACCCTTGAACTCttacttcaaaaataaacCAGTTGATAAAACCAAGGCCAAACCTCCTCGCAAACTGAAAGGACTAGACgagaatacaataaaatatacagatttCTCGACCGTTTTCGACGATGATTCTGCTAATACTGATGCGACTATTGTTGAAACAACGAAACGTGAGAAGAAAAAAGATTTATCTGGAACAGCTTCTCACAAGAAGATGGTTCGCGCTTCTTCCACAGAAGGCTTCGTACCGCAAACGAGAAGAATGTCCGAAGTGGCGGAAATGCAGAGAAGAAGATTTTCACAGAGCCCGGAAGTTGCAGCACGTTATGGACGGTCGAATTCGTTGGGTTCACCGGAAATGGCGTTAAGTGCTAAACGGATGGCAAAGTTGTTTGAGGATAAAAAGCGAGATACCCCTAGTCCAGAGAGTGGTGTAGTTCGCTCCAGGCTAGTCGATAACCCTGACATGGTGCTCCGTTTGCAAAGAATGACAGATATAATCGAAGGTAAACGCTGCTATACACCCAGCCCAGACCGGAGCAAACGATCCCAATCCATTGGTAATCCGGAAATGGCCTTACGAAGGCAGCGTGTGGTAGATCTGATAGAAGGCGCCAACAAACCGCGTCAGAGCCCCGAACGTAGTTTTCAGAGAAGAAATTCAGGTGAACTGCCGTTCAGGCTGCAAAGAGTGTCCGATATGATGGATAAGAGAAACGCTGATTCAAAACGCCCGAAGAGCGGAGGCAAACGGAAAGCCGCCCGCGAGATTATGAGGCAGCGTTTCGAAAAGAGTTTACAAATGCTAGCAGCGGAGCCGAGGCTCGACTTCGCATCATCAGCTGATTTGGAGAACGACTACGGCCTGCAACAGTACAGGGCGAGCGCCCCACAGTTTGACGAACGTGTCAAAAAATTGGAAAAGAAATTGCAACACTAT GAGGAGGGGCGTGTTGTCGGTGGGGGCGCTAGGACAGTGGGCGGCGGCGCACGTGTTGCTAGACTGGCAGCTGAGTTGTCGAACACCTCTTCGGGGGGCGCCGTCCCTAAAGCATCGAAACCGAAGGATTTGATGAGATCGGTTGGGAAAATAGAAAGAGACGACTGGAATGTAAAGGAAATAGAGCGGAAGATCATGGAAAACAGGCTCGGTCGCCCTGAGCCTAAGACGGCAGAAAAAGTTCCGAAATGGGACAGAGAACAG tTTCTTGGGCGACAACGACGTCTAAAAGAAGGTGACAGCAACGAGGAGAAGTGGGGTGAGATCGATGAGACGCTTCACAAACTGGACCAGAAACTACGCGATTCCGGACGACCTGATCATGGAACGAAAAAG GTGGCGAACCTAGCGACGAAATTCATAAAGAAAGACGAACCCGAAACGTCGAAGACCTCGCCCAAAGAAGAG TTGAAGCGCACGTGGCGCGGTCCGTCTAGTGCTGGCATGCAGTGCGCGTCTTGCGGCACCCGAGTGTTCGCTGCCGAGGCGGTGACAGCTGATGGGCTACATCTTCACAGATCCTGTTTCCGCTGTGCCGTCTGTAAAGCCGTACTCCGACCAGG GAACTACACTATGGAGCGCTACGGCAGCAGGCTGGTGTGTCTGCGACATTCTGGCGTTAGTGTTCCCGATTCTCTGTCTACGAAGGTCACTCGCCTCGATACACTCGCGACTCCCGAGAGGATCAGTCTTGAGATGTCTGATGGAGGAGCCAGGGAGATTGACGAAGACGAATGGACAGACAGAAATTTCCTAGCCTCAGAGACATCCGGCGCAGGTGGATTGAG tgACGAAGAGGACTCGAGTTCGGAGGAGTTCACGGACGCCATGTGTTCCGAGGAGGCTGACGACTCACCGGAACCCGAGTTACAGAACACTCGCCCAGCTCAAACACACCTATACTTCTCGGATGACTCATTCGGTTATGATGACTATTCCGAAGAgg GCGCCGTGTCATCCGGTAACGAGTCTTGCTCCCGTATGCGAGCGGCTCGCGAGGCGCGCCGCCGTGAGGTGCCAGCGGAGCCCCGGCCTCCGACCTACAGCAGCGAG ATGGAGTCTGAGGAAGATAGTGAGAGTAGTGAGGATGAGGTTTCATCAGCCACCGAGGTGTCTACGGACAGCGAGTTCGCTCGTGAGGAGTGCGCGCCCGCTACCACCCCGCCCGCTATACTCGTCACGGAGGCGGCACCTGTCGCACCCGTCGCTGCCCCCGCACCTATAGCACCCGTGGCACCCACCGCTCCTCAGGACTATCCTCTGAGCCGCACGAGATCAGCCGGCGGCTTGGCCACCAAGCGGGCCCTGGAACTAAAGAGGAAGTATCTCCTCGGCGAACCCTCGCCACCGTCTGTCAAGAAATCGGACTCCACCTCGCAGCTGGACACCAAGCTAGAAGCTTTCCGCTGTAACATAACGGAATTCCAAAAACTACTAAACCCAGCACCGATTCAACCGGTAACTGAACAAATATCAGTGACAATGCAAATGGCAACAACGCAGTCGAACGAGGAACCAGAATCCGATCAATCGCTACCAGCGAAAATAACACAAGAACCTGAAGATATCGCCTCTCAGAAGGATCGTAACACGTCGCCAATAGAATTAGTGCCTCCCAAACCCATACGCACTTTACGGGTTACGACGGGTTACAAGAAGGTTCCGATGCCAGATATAATAAGTAACTTGTTCCCAGATGCGCCGCTAGATTTATTAGAGCAAGGCCTCTCGCCATTCTACGATCCAGTGCTGCCAGCCGAGGAAGGAAACAGCAATCTGGACCATCTGGGAATAGACTCTGATTCACTGTCAGAAGACGATTCCTCGATAAATCAGAGGTTATCAAACCAATCAGTTCCGAGAGTCGAAGTGCATGACGAGGGTGGGGAATTGATTCAATTAGATAGTCTAACAATagcgaataatattaatgatagcaaagatgataaaataatagaagcaACAAATACAACAGCGCTTTCCGCTGTCTGCGTTGATTCTGAATCCTCGGACTCGAATAAGGATGTGACGACGCTGGCCCTCACGGAGACTGAACTTTCAGACTGGGCAGCGGAAAGCGCTGTATTGGATGAATGTGGATTCGAAGAAAAAGACGATAggaagagaaataaaaatcccCGAACGCTGAGTGAGCCCAAGATGGTCCACGAAACTAAGAACATATCGGCCATAGCATCTCATATCTGTGGTAAGACGAGTCCCACGGAGCATATCGTGTTCTCAAACGCCCTGGAGCATTTCGAATTCGCAGACGAAGGGGACCAGGATCCGTCTATAGAGTCACCGGCTACACCAAAAAACGAAGGGTACATGGAACTGGTCGACGATTACTACGGCCACTACTCCCCGACAAACGACAGATCGATGAATTTCATAGAGAGAACATTCTCTGAAACAACCATCAAACCGACAGTATTAGAAAACGAAGAGGTCGAAGTCACAAACGACAACGACGAGATAAAATTCATAGACGATCAAGATTCAAAGAGTGACGCCGTATCAAAAAACGACAGCCTTAAATCGACCGGGGAATTCAGGAAACTATTCGGAGATTCCCCGTCACACTCAATGAGCAATGGCAACGGCAATGAAGACGAAATTTCCGTGGGCAAAACCGAACATTTGAGTGCTGTTATAAAAGAAGACAACAATTCGCCGCAAACAATAAGCGACTCTGTCAGTATATCGGACATATCACCGCCATTAGAAAACGACGATTTGGCCACTAAAACTAGTGCATGTAAAAGCGAGAATTCGAACGACAAGGCTTCGCTGGAAGACATTTCACCGCCGCTGGCGTCAGAGAAATCGAAATCACACAATAGTTTGTTATACCAGAAGGCGCAGAAACCTATAACGTTCGCGAGCCCGTGCAGTATAAGACTGTACGCGCCGGCGATATGCAGATCAGCTAGCGAAACATTCGGTAGGTTGAGTAAGAACGGGAATGTGTCACCGCGGTACAACGACTGGGGTCCGTCGTGTCACGTGAGCCCCGGCTCGATATCACCAGGCAGCGGGACCTCTGTGTTGGGGCCCGACTCTGTGGACAGGATCCAGGTGATACAGAAGGAGAGGCAGGAGCAGACGGACCTTGTGAAGCGGCTGGTGTTGGAGCGGCTGGGAAACGGACAGCGTGTCATTCGCAAGACGGCCAGGAGGCAGCGAATGTCGCCCGTCTGCAGCGCCCCGCCGCCCGTGCCGCCCCCACCCGTCCTAGCCACGCCACCATCTCCGCCCCCGCCGCCTCGGCCCCGTCCCCCGCCAGCCGCGCTCATGTCGCTACCGGTCGTATCCTCCTTCTCAGATCCAGACTTAACTCAAGATCGGAGGAGGAAAGGTATTATGAGAAGCATTTCGAATTATTTCAACCGGCGCCTCGGACCTCGGCATAAG GAAGTTGGCGAGTCGCACAAGTCGACAGGGGCCTTCGCCCCGCCGGTGCCTCCGCCCCCCGCGGTCTATAGCCCGAGCCCGGCGCCGCCAG CGGAGGAACAGGCAGCGACTGTGGCTGAACTGGTCCAAGTTTCCGCTCAGCGAGACGCGCACCGAGCTCTGATGGCGGCCGATAG gaGAAGAACTTCATCGAGGAACAGAGCTGGCGATTAG